From one Paenibacillus sp. FSL K6-1330 genomic stretch:
- a CDS encoding discoidin domain-containing protein produces the protein MKSRRLMNTIKPAVMSLLAWILIWTQLIIVPDPGFAEQSHTDSHPATQIGDWQQMDGDPATGEPVSDNPDTGQPGSGHEEVPGDGSGNEGTPGSGSGEGKAPASGDAVIVVEPGNLAAGKNMTASSYNQTYVAGNANDSNQATYWESNNNAFPQWLQVDLDGSYNVNKVILKLPASGWETRSQTLTVQASSNGSTFTNLASSAAYTFNPADGNKVTINLTAQSARYVRLLFTANTAWPAGQISEFEVYGQAPTGDTEAPAAPGNLAYTEPASGQIKLTWSASADNVGVSGYDVYADHAVRASVAGNVLTYTDNQPAAATVSYYVKAKDAAGNVSAASNTVTRTGSGSGGTGTNLALNKPITASSNEYIYAASNANDGSLSTYWEGGANSYPHTLTIDLGSNSDISSVVLKLNPDSQWGTRTQTIQVLGHDQNSTTFTNLVSAAQYTFNPALGNTVTIPVAAKVSAVQLRITANTGSSGGQIAEFQVIGTPASNPDLTITGMSWSPVNPVETDSIVVTAVVKNIGTLSSGATTVNFYHGNTKLGTSNVAGLAAGASANVTLNLGAKEAGTYQLTAKVDENNAVIEQNEVNNSYMHPTSMVISPVQSSDLVATTSWSPGNPAAGNSVNFTVTVKNQGTAASAGGAHNIKVTLSDANTNNIIQTFTGTVNGAIASGASAQPVNVGSWTAANGKYNVKTEVAVDANELPVKQGNNISTSPLFIGRGANMPYDMYEAEDAVVGGGAAVVGPNRNIGDIAGEAAGRKAVTLNSTGSFVEFTTKASTNSLVTRFSIPDAPGGGGIDATLNIYVNGVFTKAINLTSKYAWLYGDEADPRNSPSEGAPRHIYDEANIMFDTTIPKGSKIRLQKDAANTSQYAIDFINLEQVSLIPNPDPAKYVVPAGFTHQDVQNALDKFRMDTTGNLVGVYLPAGTYQTSNKLQVYGKPVKIVGAGPWFTRFTAPSSQNNTDIGFSINSTANGSTFANFAYFGNYTSRIDGPGKVFDFSNVANITIDNIWVEHQVCMYWGANTDYMKITNSRIRNVFADGINMTNGSTNNLVSNIEARATGDDSFALFSAIDAGGADEKDNVYENLTSLLTWRAAGLAVYGGYGNTFRNIYIADTLCYSGVTISSLDFGYPMNGFGASPPTQFENISIVRAGGHFWDQQTFPAMWLFSASKVFQGIRVTDVDIIDPTYHGIMFQTNYVGGQPQNPVKDTIFTNITITGAKKSGDAFDAKSGVGIWANEMPEPNQGPAVGSVTFNNLKITDTVTPIKNNTSTFTINVNP, from the coding sequence ATGAAATCCAGAAGGTTGATGAATACAATCAAGCCTGCTGTAATGAGCTTACTCGCATGGATTCTGATATGGACACAGCTGATCATCGTGCCTGACCCGGGCTTTGCGGAACAATCCCATACCGATTCGCACCCAGCCACTCAGATTGGAGATTGGCAGCAAATGGATGGCGATCCCGCGACGGGGGAACCCGTTAGTGATAATCCGGACACAGGGCAGCCTGGTTCAGGTCATGAGGAGGTGCCTGGAGATGGCTCAGGTAATGAAGGCACTCCCGGCAGTGGATCCGGAGAAGGTAAAGCTCCTGCATCCGGGGATGCCGTAATCGTGGTGGAGCCTGGCAATCTGGCGGCGGGCAAGAATATGACAGCCAGCTCCTATAACCAGACTTATGTTGCCGGGAATGCCAATGACTCTAACCAGGCCACCTACTGGGAAAGCAATAACAATGCCTTTCCACAGTGGCTTCAGGTGGATCTGGATGGCTCCTACAATGTCAACAAAGTGATATTGAAGCTGCCCGCGAGCGGGTGGGAGACGAGATCCCAGACCTTGACCGTACAGGCCAGCAGCAACGGCTCGACGTTCACCAACCTGGCTTCATCCGCTGCCTATACATTTAATCCGGCAGACGGCAATAAGGTTACGATCAATCTGACGGCACAATCGGCGCGATATGTGCGGCTGCTCTTCACGGCCAATACGGCATGGCCTGCCGGTCAGATTTCCGAGTTCGAAGTATACGGCCAGGCTCCAACCGGGGATACAGAGGCTCCGGCTGCCCCGGGTAACCTCGCTTATACTGAGCCTGCTTCTGGTCAGATTAAGCTGACTTGGTCGGCATCAGCCGACAATGTCGGTGTATCGGGGTACGATGTTTATGCCGATCATGCGGTGAGGGCAAGTGTAGCCGGCAATGTGCTGACGTATACGGATAATCAGCCTGCTGCTGCCACTGTCAGTTACTATGTGAAGGCCAAAGATGCTGCTGGTAATGTATCTGCCGCTAGCAACACGGTGACCCGCACGGGCAGTGGCAGCGGAGGCACCGGAACCAATCTCGCACTGAACAAACCGATCACAGCTTCATCGAACGAGTACATTTATGCCGCTTCCAATGCCAATGATGGCAGCTTGAGCACGTATTGGGAAGGTGGGGCAAACAGCTATCCGCATACGCTGACCATCGACTTAGGCTCAAATTCGGACATCTCCTCGGTCGTACTGAAACTGAATCCGGATAGCCAGTGGGGAACGCGGACACAGACTATTCAGGTGCTGGGTCACGATCAGAACAGTACCACCTTCACGAATCTGGTATCCGCTGCGCAGTATACCTTTAACCCGGCTTTGGGAAATACCGTGACCATTCCGGTTGCTGCGAAGGTTAGCGCCGTACAGCTGAGAATCACCGCAAATACCGGTTCGTCCGGAGGGCAAATTGCCGAATTTCAGGTCATCGGCACGCCTGCTTCCAATCCGGATTTGACGATTACGGGAATGTCTTGGTCACCGGTGAACCCGGTGGAAACCGACAGCATTGTAGTAACGGCAGTAGTGAAGAATATCGGAACTTTGTCTTCCGGGGCGACAACAGTAAATTTCTACCACGGCAATACCAAGCTCGGTACTTCGAATGTGGCAGGATTGGCAGCCGGTGCTTCGGCTAATGTGACATTGAATCTTGGTGCGAAGGAGGCTGGTACGTATCAGCTCACAGCCAAGGTGGATGAGAACAATGCCGTTATTGAGCAGAACGAAGTCAACAACAGCTACATGCATCCGACATCCATGGTCATCAGCCCTGTTCAAAGCTCCGACCTGGTGGCAACGACGAGCTGGTCACCGGGCAATCCAGCTGCCGGAAACAGCGTGAATTTCACCGTTACGGTGAAGAACCAGGGTACGGCCGCATCCGCTGGAGGAGCCCACAACATTAAGGTGACCTTGAGCGATGCGAATACGAACAATATCATTCAGACCTTTACAGGCACAGTGAATGGCGCCATCGCCAGCGGGGCTTCGGCTCAGCCGGTGAACGTCGGCAGTTGGACGGCTGCCAACGGCAAGTATAACGTGAAGACCGAGGTGGCTGTGGATGCCAATGAGCTGCCGGTGAAGCAAGGTAACAACATCTCAACAAGCCCACTATTTATCGGGCGGGGCGCAAATATGCCGTACGACATGTATGAGGCTGAGGATGCCGTCGTTGGCGGCGGAGCGGCTGTTGTCGGGCCGAACCGCAACATCGGGGATATTGCCGGAGAAGCAGCCGGCCGGAAGGCGGTCACACTCAATTCAACAGGCAGCTTCGTAGAGTTCACGACGAAAGCCAGCACGAATAGTCTGGTTACGCGCTTCTCGATTCCGGATGCGCCTGGCGGCGGAGGGATCGATGCCACGCTGAACATCTATGTGAATGGCGTCTTTACGAAGGCAATCAATCTCACTTCCAAATATGCATGGCTGTATGGCGATGAGGCCGATCCAAGAAATAGCCCATCTGAGGGAGCACCTCGTCATATATATGACGAGGCCAACATCATGTTTGACACCACCATCCCGAAGGGCAGCAAAATCCGCCTGCAGAAGGATGCGGCCAACACAAGCCAGTACGCCATTGATTTTATCAACCTGGAACAGGTGTCGTTAATTCCGAATCCGGACCCGGCTAAATATGTCGTTCCGGCAGGTTTTACGCATCAGGACGTGCAGAACGCCTTGGATAAATTCCGCATGGATACGACGGGGAATTTGGTCGGCGTCTATCTCCCGGCTGGAACCTATCAGACTTCGAATAAGCTCCAGGTTTACGGCAAGCCCGTGAAGATCGTCGGTGCGGGTCCATGGTTTACGCGTTTTACCGCCCCATCGTCACAGAACAATACCGATATCGGATTTTCCATCAATTCAACGGCGAACGGCTCTACCTTCGCGAACTTTGCATACTTTGGCAATTACACCTCGCGGATCGACGGACCGGGTAAAGTGTTCGATTTCTCGAATGTCGCGAACATTACGATCGATAACATCTGGGTGGAGCACCAAGTGTGCATGTATTGGGGAGCCAACACGGATTACATGAAAATTACCAACTCCCGGATCCGCAACGTGTTTGCTGACGGGATCAACATGACCAATGGCAGCACGAACAATCTCGTAAGCAACATTGAGGCACGGGCAACGGGTGATGACAGCTTTGCTCTGTTCTCCGCGATTGATGCGGGAGGGGCAGACGAGAAGGATAACGTCTACGAGAATCTGACTTCGCTGCTGACCTGGCGTGCGGCGGGCCTTGCGGTATATGGAGGATACGGCAATACGTTCCGTAATATCTACATTGCGGATACGCTCTGTTATTCCGGCGTCACGATCAGCTCGCTGGATTTCGGATACCCGATGAACGGCTTCGGAGCATCGCCGCCGACCCAATTCGAGAATATCTCGATTGTCCGTGCTGGCGGCCATTTCTGGGACCAGCAGACCTTCCCGGCGATGTGGCTGTTCTCAGCCTCGAAGGTGTTCCAAGGCATTCGGGTAACGGACGTAGATATTATCGATCCGACTTACCACGGCATTATGTTCCAGACCAATTATGTTGGCGGGCAGCCGCAGAATCCGGTCAAGGATACGATCTTTACGAACATTACGATCACAGGGGCCAAAAAGAGCGGCGACGCATTTGACGCGAAATCAGGCGTAGGGATCTGGGCTAACGAAATGCCGGAACCGAACCAAGGTCCGGCCGTTGGCAGCGTGACCTTTAATAACCTGAAGATCACCGATACCGTAACGCCGATCAAGAATAACACATCGACGTTTACGATTAATGTGAATCCTTAA
- a CDS encoding glycerol-3-phosphate responsive antiterminator, producing MADQRTRRLPVIASITKLEQIDAAVNSTVERVNLMTGDIIKLRDIVNRLHSSGKKVFVHLEMVSGIGRDNSAVQYLADSYKIDGIITTKTNTVLASRQAGISSIQRVFAIDTTALRTAVKMIGQARPDEVELMPGLIPRVIRDLKKEIHCPLIVGGFLRSEEEIDEALANGADLVSTGDTRFWT from the coding sequence ATGGCAGATCAAAGGACACGGCGTCTTCCCGTAATCGCTTCGATTACCAAGCTGGAACAGATCGATGCAGCTGTGAACAGCACGGTGGAGCGTGTGAACCTGATGACAGGCGATATCATAAAACTCAGGGATATCGTTAATCGACTTCACTCCTCAGGCAAAAAAGTGTTTGTTCATCTGGAGATGGTAAGCGGCATTGGCCGGGATAATTCGGCTGTGCAGTATTTGGCGGATTCGTACAAGATCGACGGGATTATTACGACGAAGACGAATACGGTATTGGCTTCGCGCCAAGCGGGCATTAGCTCGATACAGCGAGTGTTTGCCATTGATACGACAGCTTTAAGAACCGCAGTGAAAATGATCGGACAAGCCCGTCCGGATGAGGTGGAATTAATGCCGGGACTCATACCCCGCGTGATCCGCGACCTGAAGAAGGAAATTCACTGTCCGCTTATTGTGGGAGGTTTTTTACGAAGCGAGGAAGAAATCGATGAGGCGCTGGCAAATGGTGCAGACCTCGTATCTACAGGAGATACGCGTTTTTGGACATAA
- a CDS encoding ABC transporter substrate-binding protein, giving the protein MKKKSWLLMLLTIFMVITTACGGGGGSESAGGEVSLDDVEAASMDMKNDTTPVKIQYWHAHADAQLEGLNYMIAEFQKKYPHITVEPVFQGGYPDLHKKLSAAVAANDVPAVTNVEVSSLANFADSGVFADLGPWIKRDEVKMEDFAQGMLNAYAYNGKQFGFPLIVSTSVFVYNKTMLDELGVEPPAKWDEIEDFNAKVTKKEGDKTTRYAFSVPGWDTWYYDPWNINGGGQILTEDLSASAVENEDSLRYLQNFYKWQNDGSMHMGFGKGASDNMRQMFLNGEIAMVQHTSAMLKMYRENANFEVGVSFIPGDKVRTSNIGGAGIVMMDGAEDLEKEAAWKFIEFMTSAEQNIKWAESVGYLPTRKSAIESEEGDQYFERWPQYRAVYEHFDEVTPRMQHPAYPEFSEVYKEVVGEMVLNKKDPTPLMQDAAKKINDILADYE; this is encoded by the coding sequence ATGAAAAAGAAATCATGGTTGTTAATGTTACTGACCATATTTATGGTTATTACCACGGCTTGCGGAGGCGGCGGTGGAAGTGAAAGTGCCGGAGGAGAGGTTTCGCTCGACGATGTGGAAGCTGCTTCGATGGATATGAAGAATGATACAACGCCTGTCAAAATCCAGTACTGGCATGCCCATGCGGATGCTCAACTGGAAGGCTTGAACTACATGATCGCAGAGTTCCAGAAGAAGTACCCACATATTACGGTAGAACCGGTGTTCCAAGGCGGCTATCCTGATCTTCACAAAAAATTATCGGCTGCAGTAGCAGCGAACGATGTACCGGCCGTTACTAATGTTGAGGTATCTTCACTCGCTAACTTTGCGGATAGCGGCGTTTTTGCCGATCTGGGTCCGTGGATTAAGCGCGACGAAGTGAAGATGGAGGATTTCGCTCAAGGTATGCTGAACGCTTATGCATACAACGGGAAACAATTCGGATTCCCTCTGATCGTCAGCACCAGCGTATTCGTCTACAACAAAACGATGCTGGACGAGCTGGGCGTAGAGCCTCCTGCGAAATGGGATGAGATCGAGGATTTCAATGCGAAAGTAACGAAAAAGGAAGGCGACAAAACGACGCGTTATGCTTTCTCTGTTCCAGGCTGGGACACATGGTACTATGACCCGTGGAACATTAACGGCGGTGGACAAATTCTGACGGAGGACCTGAGTGCCTCGGCTGTCGAGAATGAGGATTCTCTCCGTTACCTCCAGAATTTCTACAAGTGGCAAAATGACGGCAGCATGCATATGGGCTTCGGTAAAGGGGCCTCCGATAATATGCGTCAAATGTTCCTGAACGGTGAAATCGCGATGGTACAGCATACTTCCGCGATGCTGAAAATGTACCGCGAGAATGCGAACTTCGAGGTTGGCGTATCCTTCATCCCTGGTGATAAAGTACGGACCTCCAACATCGGCGGTGCGGGGATCGTCATGATGGACGGTGCCGAGGATCTGGAGAAGGAAGCGGCTTGGAAATTCATCGAGTTCATGACTTCGGCGGAGCAAAACATTAAGTGGGCTGAATCCGTTGGATACCTGCCGACAAGAAAATCCGCAATCGAGTCTGAGGAAGGCGATCAATATTTCGAAAGATGGCCGCAATACAGAGCGGTATACGAGCACTTTGACGAAGTGACACCGCGCATGCAGCACCCGGCTTACCCTGAATTCAGCGAAGTTTACAAAGAAGTCGTAGGGGAAATGGTGCTGAACAAAAAAGATCCGACACCACTTATGCAGGATGCAGCCAAGAAGATCAACGATATTCTGGCTGACTATGAGTGA
- a CDS encoding sugar ABC transporter permease, whose translation METNKHMTKAASNRATASVSKRISHTLIEKWKDFSFAVPALLFMGVFLYYPLGYSVYISFTNWNMTRPMKKFVGVDNYTRLLSNPDFYHSLKVTFLYTVMDVVFTLVIGLLLALLLNVSSSRLFGFMRGVIFMPYYVSMVVAAMVFTWIYNGQYGLLNSIVSWFGMEPVEWLTNPSTALPALVAVSVWKGVGFAMILFIAGMRGIPAEYYEAASIDGASKFRQFRNITLPLLSPMTLFLVITSFISSMQVFQSIDVMTDGGPLKATNAIVYWIYTMAFDEFKTGRASALVMILFVIILLLTLVQWVVSRKKVHYEG comes from the coding sequence ATGGAGACCAATAAACATATGACAAAGGCGGCGTCCAATCGGGCGACCGCTTCGGTCTCTAAACGGATCTCCCATACGTTGATCGAGAAGTGGAAGGACTTCTCGTTCGCGGTCCCGGCGTTGTTATTCATGGGCGTGTTCCTGTATTATCCTCTGGGTTATTCCGTGTACATCAGCTTTACGAACTGGAATATGACGCGGCCCATGAAGAAGTTCGTGGGCGTCGATAACTATACGCGCTTGCTGTCAAACCCGGATTTCTATCACTCCTTGAAGGTCACGTTCTTGTACACCGTTATGGACGTAGTGTTCACGCTTGTCATCGGGCTGCTGCTGGCGCTGCTGCTCAACGTGTCATCCTCACGGTTGTTCGGTTTCATGCGCGGCGTAATCTTCATGCCGTATTATGTCTCGATGGTTGTCGCCGCCATGGTATTTACCTGGATTTACAACGGGCAATATGGGCTGCTGAATTCCATTGTCTCCTGGTTCGGCATGGAACCGGTCGAATGGCTGACCAACCCTTCGACGGCATTGCCGGCGCTGGTTGCCGTTTCGGTCTGGAAGGGCGTCGGTTTTGCGATGATCCTCTTTATCGCGGGCATGCGCGGGATTCCGGCCGAGTATTATGAGGCGGCTTCGATTGATGGAGCCAGCAAGTTCCGGCAGTTCCGCAACATTACGCTGCCGCTCTTGTCGCCTATGACACTGTTTCTTGTCATCACGAGCTTTATCTCCTCCATGCAGGTGTTCCAGTCCATCGACGTCATGACGGACGGCGGCCCGCTCAAGGCAACAAACGCGATTGTGTACTGGATCTATACGATGGCCTTTGATGAATTCAAAACAGGAAGAGCCTCGGCGCTTGTCATGATTCTGTTTGTAATCATATTGCTGTTAACATTGGTACAATGGGTGGTCAGCAGGAAGAAGGTGCACTATGAAGGATAA
- a CDS encoding carbohydrate ABC transporter permease, translating to MKDNYMAGSAKYRKTMMAFRIIGAVIVTLVMFFPVYWLLISALKTQSEMRMAVPTFWPETFAWQNFAEAFRVIPYARFFGNTLLMAVGTIILQLNVALMAAYAFAKGKFWGRDALFLLVLAALIVPEQVIFVPVYVMMSKLDWLNTFWALIVPHGASAYAIFLLRQAFKSINNDVLEAARVDGAGRFSILYKLLFPMAMPTIVTMGVLIFISSWNSYFWPLIMTNNNDMRVLTVGIAMLRDSIAGNEAMFFNVIMASSVMAIIPIVLVFTVMQKHIVAAMANSTFK from the coding sequence ATGAAGGATAATTATATGGCTGGGTCCGCCAAGTACCGAAAGACCATGATGGCGTTCCGTATCATCGGAGCCGTGATCGTGACGCTCGTCATGTTCTTTCCGGTGTATTGGCTGCTGATCAGCGCGCTCAAGACACAGTCTGAGATGCGGATGGCCGTACCTACATTCTGGCCGGAAACCTTTGCCTGGCAGAACTTTGCCGAAGCCTTCCGGGTTATCCCATATGCGCGATTTTTCGGCAATACGCTGCTGATGGCGGTCGGAACGATTATTCTGCAGCTGAACGTGGCGCTTATGGCGGCGTATGCATTTGCGAAGGGGAAGTTCTGGGGACGGGACGCTCTATTCTTGCTCGTTCTCGCCGCATTGATCGTACCGGAGCAGGTTATTTTCGTTCCGGTATACGTCATGATGTCCAAGCTGGATTGGCTGAATACGTTCTGGGCGCTCATCGTGCCCCACGGGGCTTCCGCCTACGCGATATTCCTGCTCAGGCAGGCGTTCAAATCGATTAACAACGACGTGCTGGAAGCGGCGCGGGTGGATGGAGCCGGTCGTTTCTCCATACTGTACAAGCTTTTATTCCCGATGGCGATGCCGACGATCGTTACCATGGGCGTGTTGATCTTCATCTCGTCCTGGAACTCGTATTTCTGGCCGCTAATCATGACTAATAACAACGACATGCGCGTGCTAACGGTAGGTATTGCGATGCTGAGGGACTCCATTGCCGGAAATGAAGCCATGTTCTTCAATGTCATTATGGCGTCCAGCGTCATGGCGATTATCCCGATCGTGCTGGTCTTTACGGTCATGCAGAAGCATATCGTGGCCGCGATGGCGAATTCGACGTTTAAATAA
- a CDS encoding glycerophosphodiester phosphodiesterase family protein, whose amino-acid sequence MEVRGLAHRGYPLKYPENTMLGFRKALELGFSHLELDVQLTKDGVPVVIHDPTVNRTTNGTGTINAFTLDEIRKLDAGSGEVIPTLEEALRFAKDRMIVDIELKQMGDTYPGLEQKVVDVIKDTGMEKQVFLTSFDHYSIERARSLDPEIELGLVIYGATPSVFPYLEEIGARYVSVKYVYVTPSFMEEARKRGVQLIVWTPDDEAVLESLAQYPELLIVTNNLEGWARVYKEKIALNA is encoded by the coding sequence ATGGAAGTACGGGGATTGGCTCATAGAGGGTATCCGCTGAAATACCCGGAGAACACGATGCTGGGCTTTCGGAAAGCGCTGGAGCTTGGTTTCTCGCACCTGGAGCTGGATGTCCAGCTGACGAAGGACGGCGTGCCTGTTGTGATCCATGATCCAACGGTAAACCGGACGACCAACGGAACAGGGACAATCAATGCCTTCACGCTGGATGAAATACGCAAGCTGGATGCAGGTTCAGGAGAGGTCATTCCCACGCTGGAGGAAGCTCTGCGCTTTGCCAAGGATCGGATGATCGTTGACATTGAGCTGAAGCAGATGGGGGATACCTATCCCGGCCTGGAACAAAAGGTTGTTGACGTGATCAAGGATACAGGCATGGAGAAGCAGGTATTCCTCACCTCCTTCGATCATTATTCCATTGAACGAGCACGTTCCCTGGACCCTGAAATCGAGCTGGGCCTGGTGATATATGGAGCTACGCCATCGGTATTCCCTTACCTGGAGGAGATCGGCGCTCGTTATGTGTCCGTTAAATATGTTTACGTGACCCCTTCATTTATGGAGGAAGCGCGCAAGCGGGGGGTTCAGCTCATTGTCTGGACGCCGGATGATGAGGCTGTACTGGAATCTCTTGCCCAATACCCTGAGCTCTTGATCGTTACGAACAATCTGGAGGGCTGGGCCAGAGTATACAAGGAGAAGATTGCGCTGAACGCGTAA
- a CDS encoding MDR family MFS transporter codes for MDMGVGPSSAKIDLSKIKRGPIVAALIIGAFVSILNETLLNIAFPSLMEQFGIGESTVQWLSTSYMLVVGILVPVTALLQLWFTTRQMFIGAMTLFLIGTIICGFSPVFGVLLVGRILQAVGTGLMLPVLMNTILSIYPPQNRGAAMGMIGLVIMTAPAIGPTLSGLIVDALNWRWLFYLVIPLAAFSIAFAAVFLKNVSILTKPKVDYISIILSTIGFGGIVYGFSSAGEGTWSDPKVVWCITAGAISLLLFVWRQLKMKEPMLDLRTFKFPMFSLVTVLMLVLMMSMFSTMIMLPLFLQNALGLTALAAGLVMMPGGIINGLMAPITGKLFDKFGPRVLIIPGLALLSVAIFLFSRIDSSWTGGYVIFLHVMMMIGISMVMMPAQTTALNQLPRLLYPHGTAIMNTLQQVAGAVGMALFISIMTAGAKNYVETTGDLNPVESMVAGLHNAFVIGLVLAIIALVLGLFVKRTTSPVEEEQSAA; via the coding sequence TTGGATATGGGAGTGGGGCCAAGTTCGGCCAAGATTGATTTAAGCAAAATAAAGAGAGGGCCGATTGTTGCCGCGCTGATTATTGGCGCGTTCGTTTCCATCTTGAATGAGACACTGCTGAACATCGCTTTCCCAAGCTTGATGGAGCAGTTTGGTATTGGAGAGTCGACGGTGCAGTGGCTTTCAACATCCTATATGCTGGTTGTCGGTATTCTGGTGCCAGTCACGGCGCTGCTGCAGCTGTGGTTCACGACAAGACAGATGTTTATAGGCGCCATGACGCTATTTCTTATAGGTACGATTATTTGCGGCTTTTCACCGGTATTTGGGGTGCTGCTGGTAGGGCGTATCCTGCAAGCGGTCGGAACGGGGCTTATGCTGCCGGTTCTGATGAACACGATACTTAGTATTTATCCGCCTCAGAATCGTGGAGCCGCCATGGGGATGATCGGTCTTGTCATCATGACTGCCCCGGCGATCGGACCGACGCTGTCCGGCTTGATCGTGGACGCGCTGAACTGGCGCTGGTTGTTCTATCTGGTCATTCCGCTTGCTGCGTTCTCCATTGCATTTGCAGCGGTTTTCCTTAAGAACGTATCGATCCTGACCAAGCCGAAGGTTGATTATATCTCGATTATTCTGTCTACTATCGGTTTTGGGGGTATCGTATATGGATTCAGCAGTGCCGGAGAAGGCACTTGGTCTGATCCGAAGGTAGTATGGTGCATTACGGCAGGGGCTATCAGCTTGCTGCTCTTCGTATGGCGCCAACTGAAGATGAAGGAACCGATGCTGGATCTGCGTACCTTCAAATTTCCGATGTTCTCGCTCGTAACCGTGCTGATGCTGGTGCTGATGATGAGCATGTTCTCCACTATGATCATGCTGCCATTGTTCCTGCAGAACGCACTGGGCTTAACTGCGCTTGCAGCTGGCCTTGTCATGATGCCAGGCGGTATCATCAACGGATTGATGGCGCCGATTACAGGAAAGCTATTCGATAAATTCGGACCGAGAGTTCTGATTATCCCAGGTCTTGCTCTCTTGAGCGTCGCCATTTTCCTGTTCTCGCGCATCGACTCTTCATGGACCGGTGGTTATGTCATCTTCCTTCATGTTATGATGATGATAGGGATTTCGATGGTTATGATGCCGGCCCAGACTACAGCGTTGAATCAGCTGCCGCGATTGCTGTATCCGCATGGAACAGCCATCATGAATACACTGCAGCAGGTAGCAGGAGCCGTAGGTATGGCGCTCTTTATCAGCATCATGACAGCAGGTGCTAAAAATTACGTTGAAACAACCGGGGATCTCAATCCGGTAGAGAGCATGGTTGCCGGTCTTCATAATGCTTTTGTAATCGGACTTGTTCTTGCAATCATCGCTTTAGTACTGGGCTTATTTGTTAAACGTACAACTTCACCCGTTGAAGAAGAACAGTCTGCTGCATAA
- a CDS encoding TetR/AcrR family transcriptional regulator codes for MRALPKENDELGQKILDTAQALFNKYGVEDVSMHQVAKTAGIGQGTLYRRYPSKSKICFTLMEAKIDRFMEGLDVYLQSSEGEPVAHRLRTVMTKVILHFNEDLEWLRVMLTSDRLEETKNIMCENPPFTFLRFQIKRLLERAAEQGVLMPLDPQFTSVMLASLPRADIILYMRDMGYSAEQIAEEYCRSFVDPLFIHR; via the coding sequence ATGCGTGCATTGCCGAAAGAGAATGACGAGTTGGGTCAAAAGATTTTGGATACGGCTCAGGCTTTATTTAATAAATACGGAGTCGAGGACGTCTCCATGCATCAAGTGGCGAAAACGGCTGGGATCGGGCAAGGCACCTTGTACCGCCGTTACCCCAGCAAGAGCAAGATTTGCTTCACGTTGATGGAAGCCAAGATCGATCGGTTTATGGAGGGGCTGGACGTTTACCTTCAGAGCAGCGAAGGTGAACCGGTGGCTCATCGGCTGCGGACGGTGATGACAAAGGTCATTCTGCATTTCAATGAAGATTTGGAGTGGCTAAGGGTGATGCTGACCTCTGACCGTCTGGAGGAAACCAAGAACATTATGTGCGAGAACCCGCCCTTCACGTTTTTACGGTTTCAGATTAAGCGCCTGCTGGAGCGTGCGGCGGAGCAGGGAGTACTGATGCCGCTTGACCCTCAGTTTACCTCTGTGATGCTCGCATCTCTGCCGCGCGCGGATATCATTCTCTACATGCGTGATATGGGATACAGCGCGGAGCAGATTGCGGAGGAATATTGCAGAAGCTTTGTTGACCCGCTATTTATCCATCGCTAA